The following are encoded together in the Pedobacter steynii genome:
- a CDS encoding FecR family protein, with amino-acid sequence MKKEDRKTEQLNHIWNMINVAENQGFVGKFDYSIAGKKSLFINNLLKVAAVLVLLAGTGMLGYHLLNHPADKNVDILTTTGEKTFKVLDDGTRIWLNKNSSINYNKSFGQHKREIILEGEAYFDVVKNEDIPLLIHVGNIDIEVKGTAFNVNAYKNSKKIQVALVRGLIQITDKLDSKQKILLHPNERLIFNTARDSTQHKFLVSSIKSETLLNETKWIADTLIFSKERLSDLVMRMEKKYDLRIEIHSEKLKDKRFSGRFANETIQQALEALKLSYPLTYTINNRLVVIKD; translated from the coding sequence ATGAAAAAAGAAGACCGTAAAACAGAACAGCTTAACCACATCTGGAATATGATCAACGTTGCCGAAAATCAGGGGTTTGTAGGAAAGTTTGATTATTCTATAGCGGGGAAGAAATCATTGTTCATTAATAACCTGCTTAAAGTTGCCGCAGTGCTGGTGCTTTTGGCTGGTACTGGAATGCTGGGTTATCATCTGTTAAACCATCCGGCAGATAAAAATGTTGACATTCTCACAACGACAGGAGAGAAAACGTTCAAAGTGCTTGATGACGGTACCAGGATCTGGCTGAATAAAAATTCCAGCATTAATTATAATAAATCTTTTGGCCAGCACAAACGTGAAATAATCCTGGAGGGTGAAGCATACTTCGATGTAGTTAAGAACGAAGATATTCCATTGTTGATACATGTAGGAAATATCGATATCGAAGTCAAGGGCACCGCTTTTAATGTCAATGCCTACAAGAACAGCAAAAAGATCCAGGTCGCATTGGTAAGGGGCCTGATCCAAATTACAGATAAGCTGGATAGTAAGCAAAAAATCTTGCTACATCCAAATGAGAGGCTCATCTTTAACACTGCCAGGGATAGCACACAGCACAAGTTCCTGGTTAGCTCCATAAAATCCGAAACACTTTTAAATGAGACGAAGTGGATAGCGGATACGCTTATTTTCAGTAAAGAAAGGCTTAGCGACCTGGTCATGCGGATGGAGAAAAAATACGACCTCAGGATAGAAATCCATAGCGAAAAGTTAAAAGATAAACGCTTTAGCGGAAGATTTGCAAACGAGACCATACAACAGGCCTTAGAAGCGCTTAAACTATCCTATCCGTTAACCTATACGATCAATAACAGATTGGTAGTGATCAAGGACTAA
- a CDS encoding RNA polymerase sigma-70 factor, whose product MPEEKLKIVQLFEEIQNGDRAAFNQLFFLYYDKLLSFARQYTKQQESAEEITSELFVRLWLKRDRLSKVVKPEVYLYVSIKNACLNLIRSERKRHLLFTKFPGDQSFEEPLDDNYVGTDDKELVRLMNQAIAALPEQRKIIFRLVKEQGLKSNAVAEILGISVRTVENQLYKAVKSLADSISGYLGYHPQGKTARKQAHSDLLFFFL is encoded by the coding sequence ATGCCAGAAGAAAAATTGAAGATTGTACAATTGTTTGAAGAAATCCAGAATGGGGACAGGGCTGCATTCAATCAGCTTTTTTTTCTGTACTACGATAAGCTCCTCTCTTTTGCAAGGCAATATACCAAACAGCAGGAAAGTGCTGAAGAGATAACCTCTGAGCTTTTCGTCAGGTTATGGCTAAAACGGGACAGGTTATCAAAAGTGGTCAAACCAGAAGTCTATCTGTATGTCTCCATCAAGAATGCCTGTCTTAATTTAATCAGATCTGAAAGAAAACGACACCTTTTATTTACCAAATTTCCCGGTGATCAATCATTTGAAGAACCATTGGATGATAATTACGTAGGGACCGATGATAAGGAACTGGTGCGATTGATGAACCAGGCGATCGCTGCTCTTCCGGAACAGCGTAAAATCATATTCAGGCTCGTTAAAGAGCAAGGGCTTAAAAGCAATGCAGTAGCTGAGATATTGGGTATTTCAGTAAGGACAGTTGAAAATCAGCTGTACAAGGCAGTAAAATCACTTGCGGATTCTATAAGTGGATATCTGGGCTACCATCCACAGGGAAAAACAGCCAGGAAGCAAGCACATTCTGACCTTCTGTTCTTTTTTTTATGA
- a CDS encoding serine hydrolase domain-containing protein — MNFDIKNCKSTIILLFFCTSASYLFGQSSTKYSKEIQSKIKQVENNLSSWVQIENNSQMWTLEERMKFYHANGVSIAVIKDYKIEWAKGYGWADSLEQKPVTTKTLFQAGSNSKSLNAVGVLKLVQDGKLNLNTDINIYLKSWKFPYDSLSKSKKITISNLLSHTGGISVHGFNGYKKGEEIPTIKQILNGQKPANSEAIRSMYEPSFKYEYSGGGTTISQLIIQDVTGKPYDEFMWENVLKPMGMTNSSYTQPPSANMQNLLATGYYNDGKTVEGKYHIYPEQAAAGLWTNPTDLAKYVIETQLSLKGKSQKVLSKDMTKLRLTPFIDSKSALGVFIINKNGVKNFEHGGVDEGFVSQYVGTFEGGNGVVVMTNTYNTDLFDEIIRSVALTYDWKNAYTPDLKKEIHIKGEDLKPYLGKYGSGDFIWSIIKKENDIYLTINDNQYWGTCKWKIHFTNDSNFFVTEKNSEFLFLRDASGKITALNWNDENILKKVEE, encoded by the coding sequence ATGAATTTTGACATTAAAAACTGTAAATCAACGATTATCCTTTTATTTTTCTGTACATCAGCAAGTTATTTATTTGGACAGTCTTCCACAAAATATTCTAAAGAAATTCAATCAAAAATTAAACAAGTGGAAAATAATCTTTCAAGTTGGGTGCAAATTGAAAATAATTCCCAAATGTGGACATTAGAGGAAAGAATGAAATTTTACCATGCCAATGGTGTTAGCATTGCAGTAATTAAAGACTATAAAATTGAATGGGCAAAAGGTTATGGCTGGGCTGACAGTTTAGAGCAAAAGCCTGTAACAACTAAAACTTTATTTCAAGCAGGTTCAAATAGTAAATCTCTAAATGCAGTTGGAGTATTAAAATTGGTTCAAGATGGAAAATTGAATCTCAATACGGATATAAATATCTACTTAAAATCATGGAAATTTCCCTACGATTCCTTATCCAAAAGTAAAAAAATCACAATTTCCAATCTATTGAGCCATACTGGTGGAATAAGTGTACATGGATTTAATGGATACAAAAAAGGAGAGGAAATACCAACTATCAAACAAATATTAAATGGACAAAAACCTGCTAATTCAGAAGCTATTCGTTCAATGTATGAGCCATCCTTCAAATATGAATATTCTGGTGGTGGAACCACCATTTCGCAACTAATTATTCAGGATGTAACAGGAAAACCGTATGATGAATTTATGTGGGAAAATGTGCTGAAGCCAATGGGTATGACTAATAGTTCTTACACACAGCCCCCATCAGCAAACATGCAGAATTTATTAGCAACAGGATATTACAATGATGGAAAAACCGTAGAAGGAAAATACCATATTTATCCAGAGCAAGCTGCAGCTGGTCTTTGGACAAATCCAACTGATTTAGCGAAATATGTAATCGAAACTCAACTTTCTTTAAAGGGAAAATCCCAAAAAGTTCTTTCAAAAGATATGACAAAATTAAGACTTACGCCTTTCATTGATAGTAAATCAGCATTAGGAGTATTCATAATTAATAAAAATGGAGTTAAAAATTTCGAGCATGGTGGTGTAGATGAAGGTTTTGTAAGCCAGTATGTCGGAACTTTTGAAGGAGGTAACGGTGTGGTAGTCATGACAAACACATACAACACTGATCTATTTGATGAAATTATTAGAAGTGTTGCATTAACATACGATTGGAAAAATGCTTATACGCCTGATTTAAAAAAAGAAATTCACATTAAAGGCGAAGATTTAAAGCCTTATTTAGGGAAATATGGAAGTGGAGATTTTATATGGTCAATAATTAAAAAAGAAAATGATATTTACCTTACTATTAATGATAATCAATATTGGGGTACTTGTAAGTGGAAAATTCATTTTACAAATGATAGTAATTTTTTTGTCACCGAAAAAAACAGTGAATTTCTTTTTTTAAGAGATGCATCGGGAAAAATTACGGCTCTTAACTGGAATGATGAAAATATATTAAAAAAAGTAGAAGAGTAA
- a CDS encoding BrxA/BrxB family bacilliredoxin → MYPEYLVEPMRAELTKVGFEELKTAADVDSAITGEGTVFVVVNSVCGCAAANARPAARLAAANEKHPDKLVTVFAGMEKDAVDRARGYMLPFPPSSPSMALFKDGKLVHMIERHQIEGRPAQMIADSLIGAFEQYC, encoded by the coding sequence ATGTATCCTGAATATTTAGTAGAACCTATGCGTGCAGAACTTACCAAAGTAGGTTTTGAGGAATTGAAAACTGCAGCTGATGTGGATAGTGCCATCACTGGTGAGGGGACTGTATTTGTAGTAGTAAACTCTGTTTGTGGTTGTGCGGCAGCAAATGCGCGCCCTGCAGCAAGATTAGCAGCAGCAAATGAAAAACATCCTGATAAACTGGTAACAGTATTCGCAGGAATGGAGAAAGACGCTGTCGACAGAGCAAGAGGTTACATGTTGCCTTTTCCTCCATCTTCGCCATCAATGGCTTTATTTAAAGATGGTAAATTGGTACATATGATTGAACGTCATCAAATCGAAGGCAGACCGGCTCAAATGATCGCTGATAGTTTAATCGGTGCTTTTGAACAATATTGCTAA
- the cdaA gene encoding diadenylate cyclase CdaA, translated as MKGFDFDFLKVSLTDVADIIFVALLIYYIYNLIKNTLAVNLLLGMLIILIIWFAVEQLNMRLLSTIINKFMSVGIIALIVIFQPEIRRFLLMIGKNTFLQQNKAWWGYLFGSKNIERDNLVRIKPIIDACKSMKKSRTGALIVFVKFYDDQLFANSCEIIDSKISKRLLESIFQKYSPLHDGAVVIAENKIKSASCILPLTDNDKLPPQFGLRHRAGIGVSETTDAVAVIISEETGEIAYAKQGRVRMNVSFGELEKLLNKDF; from the coding sequence ATGAAAGGATTTGATTTCGATTTTCTAAAAGTATCATTGACTGATGTAGCAGATATTATTTTTGTTGCGCTGCTCATTTATTACATCTACAACCTCATCAAAAATACCCTGGCAGTGAATTTATTACTGGGTATGCTGATTATTCTGATTATCTGGTTTGCGGTAGAGCAGCTCAATATGCGCTTGTTGTCTACGATTATCAACAAATTCATGAGTGTTGGAATCATCGCCCTGATTGTGATTTTTCAGCCCGAAATCCGGCGTTTTCTACTGATGATCGGAAAAAACACATTTCTCCAGCAAAATAAGGCCTGGTGGGGTTACCTCTTCGGAAGTAAGAATATTGAAAGGGATAATCTGGTCCGCATCAAACCGATCATTGATGCTTGTAAAAGCATGAAGAAATCGCGCACAGGGGCACTGATTGTATTTGTCAAGTTTTATGATGATCAGTTGTTTGCCAATAGTTGTGAGATCATAGATTCTAAAATCTCTAAAAGATTACTGGAAAGTATCTTTCAAAAATACAGCCCTTTACATGATGGTGCCGTAGTCATTGCCGAAAATAAAATCAAAAGTGCCAGTTGTATCCTTCCCTTAACGGACAACGACAAGCTACCTCCTCAGTTTGGCCTGCGCCACAGGGCCGGTATTGGTGTTTCCGAAACTACCGATGCTGTGGCAGTGATCATATCTGAAGAAACCGGAGAAATTGCCTATGCCAAGCAGGGCCGTGTACGCATGAATGTTTCTTTTGGAGAACTGGAGAAGTTGCTGAATAAAGATTTCTAA
- the folP gene encoding dihydropteroate synthase, whose protein sequence is MAKDTFLNRKTTLNLKGKLADLSRPALMAILNLTPDSFYSNSRAGTADDALKRTETFLNEGAKFIDIGAYSSRPGAAEVSTDEELNRIIPIVELLSKEFPEAWLSIDTFRAKVAKESIAAGAHLINDIAGGGMDEAMFQTIADLQVPYILMHMRGTPQTMQQQTGYTDIGLDLVDYFSGKIKALHQLGVKDIILDPGFGFAKTTDENYQLLNQLGDLDLFELPVLAGFSRKSMIYKFLGGGPQEALNGTTVLNTIALMKGAGILRVHDVKAAAECIALVEKTRSH, encoded by the coding sequence ATGGCTAAAGATACATTTTTAAACCGAAAGACCACACTAAACCTAAAAGGTAAGCTGGCAGATTTGAGTCGGCCGGCCTTGATGGCAATCCTGAACCTTACTCCCGATTCTTTTTACAGCAACAGCAGAGCCGGAACTGCAGATGATGCTTTAAAAAGAACGGAAACTTTTCTAAATGAGGGAGCTAAGTTTATTGATATCGGTGCCTATTCTTCACGCCCGGGAGCAGCAGAAGTGAGTACTGATGAAGAACTGAACCGCATCATCCCTATTGTGGAGCTGCTCAGTAAGGAATTTCCCGAAGCCTGGCTTTCCATCGATACTTTCCGTGCAAAGGTTGCAAAAGAGAGTATTGCAGCCGGAGCTCACCTGATCAACGACATTGCCGGCGGCGGAATGGATGAGGCCATGTTCCAGACTATTGCAGATTTACAGGTTCCTTATATCCTGATGCACATGCGCGGTACCCCGCAGACCATGCAGCAACAGACAGGTTATACCGACATCGGCTTAGATCTGGTGGATTATTTCTCCGGTAAGATTAAGGCACTACATCAGCTGGGTGTAAAAGACATTATTCTGGACCCTGGATTTGGGTTTGCAAAAACAACCGACGAAAACTACCAGTTGTTAAATCAGCTGGGAGACCTTGATCTTTTCGAACTACCTGTGCTCGCCGGGTTCTCCAGGAAATCCATGATTTATAAATTTCTGGGAGGAGGGCCGCAGGAAGCGCTGAATGGCACCACTGTCCTCAATACCATTGCATTGATGAAAGGAGCCGGCATCTTAAGGGTTCATGACGTTAAGGCAGCAGCAGAGTGCATCGCTTTAGTGGAGAAAACCAGGTCACATTAA
- a CDS encoding DUF1599 domain-containing protein codes for MATNTSQEFDSVIAICKSLFLKKTKDYGTAWRILRPSSITDQIFIKAQRIRTLEEKKVSKVGEDISSEYIGIINYCVIGMLQLELSADDPYEMKVDRVEALFDEKVKLTKDLMFAKNHDYGEAWREMRTSSLTDLILMKIMRVKQIEDNLGKTLASEGIDANYQDMLNYAVFALIKLDVK; via the coding sequence TTGGCAACAAACACATCTCAAGAATTCGATTCGGTAATAGCGATTTGTAAATCGCTTTTTTTAAAGAAAACAAAGGACTATGGAACAGCCTGGAGAATACTCAGGCCATCCTCTATCACGGATCAGATTTTCATTAAGGCGCAACGCATCCGTACGCTGGAAGAAAAGAAAGTTTCAAAAGTAGGAGAGGACATCAGCTCTGAATATATTGGCATCATCAACTACTGTGTCATTGGGATGCTGCAGCTGGAACTGAGTGCAGATGATCCCTATGAAATGAAAGTGGACAGGGTGGAAGCGCTCTTTGATGAAAAAGTGAAACTTACCAAAGACCTGATGTTCGCTAAAAACCATGATTATGGAGAAGCATGGAGAGAAATGCGTACCAGCTCATTAACCGACCTGATCCTGATGAAAATCATGAGGGTTAAACAGATTGAAGATAATTTAGGAAAAACACTGGCTTCTGAGGGGATAGATGCCAACTATCAGGATATGCTCAATTATGCTGTCTTTGCATTGATTAAACTGGATGTGAAATAA
- a CDS encoding BT_3928 family protein, with protein sequence MKKIALNFARIFVGVLFIFSGLIKANDPLGFGYKLQEYFDEFHHIFLKFVGGTADGSFFLSEMATGIAIILCVLEVVLGALLLFGFWSKKVTWGLLGTILFFTFLTFVSAFFKIVTSCGCFGDAIPLTPWESFSKDVVLLVLIVYLFIHRELIKPVTDQPGLQKGLSAGVLVLSLLFSIYTYSRLPVLDFLPYKVGANIPELMRIPLGAQPDEFQIMYNLTNKKTKEKKVMSDKDYLKTEIWKDENWEIVGTPEKKLLKKGYEPKIKDLNITDGSGTDYTKELIENPYYNLIIVAYNLKDTNEEEMASLNALSLNAAEQFNIRTVLLTSNSAQDAEAFSKKMKLFTEIFYADAVPLKSMVRANPGVLLLKNGVIVNKWHYNTMPSFEELSEKYFTK encoded by the coding sequence ATGAAGAAAATCGCCCTTAATTTTGCCAGAATATTTGTTGGAGTCCTGTTTATATTCTCAGGACTGATTAAAGCGAATGACCCGCTTGGCTTTGGATATAAGTTACAGGAATATTTCGATGAGTTTCACCATATCTTTTTAAAATTTGTTGGTGGAACCGCAGATGGAAGCTTTTTTTTAAGTGAAATGGCTACTGGCATTGCGATCATACTATGTGTGCTCGAAGTGGTATTGGGTGCTTTGTTGCTTTTTGGTTTCTGGAGTAAAAAAGTGACCTGGGGGCTTTTAGGAACGATTTTATTTTTCACCTTCCTGACCTTTGTTTCCGCATTCTTCAAAATAGTGACTTCTTGCGGATGTTTCGGAGATGCCATTCCTTTAACACCATGGGAGTCTTTCTCTAAAGATGTGGTTTTACTGGTACTGATTGTTTACCTGTTTATTCATAGGGAACTAATTAAACCGGTTACAGATCAACCCGGCTTACAAAAGGGACTTTCTGCAGGAGTACTGGTATTGTCTCTGTTATTCAGCATCTATACCTATAGCCGTTTGCCGGTCCTGGACTTTCTGCCTTACAAAGTAGGGGCAAATATTCCGGAGCTGATGCGGATCCCACTGGGAGCACAGCCGGATGAGTTTCAGATCATGTACAACCTGACAAACAAGAAAACAAAGGAGAAAAAGGTGATGAGCGATAAGGATTACCTGAAAACGGAAATCTGGAAAGACGAGAACTGGGAGATCGTTGGTACCCCGGAAAAAAAACTGCTTAAAAAGGGGTATGAGCCTAAAATTAAAGACCTGAATATCACAGATGGTTCCGGTACGGATTATACGAAAGAACTGATAGAAAACCCTTATTATAACCTGATTATTGTGGCGTATAACCTGAAGGATACGAATGAAGAGGAGATGGCTTCTTTAAATGCACTATCTCTGAATGCGGCAGAACAGTTTAACATCAGAACGGTACTGCTGACTTCTAATTCGGCGCAGGATGCTGAAGCATTCAGTAAAAAAATGAAGCTGTTTACAGAGATCTTTTATGCTGATGCGGTTCCTTTGAAGAGTATGGTAAGAGCCAATCCAGGTGTGCTTTTATTAAAGAATGGAGTGATTGTTAATAAATGGCACTATAATACGATGCCTTCTTTTGAGGAGCTCTCTGAAAAATATTTCACTAAATAA
- a CDS encoding ABC transporter permease, whose protein sequence is MFQYAIKKFLYGLAVMAGVVSVVFVLFNILPGDPARMTMGQRSDVQSLEAVRKEFGLDKSRPVQFFLYLNDLSPFSIHPDEEGNRKKYHYVRLIGIGKEVIVLKWPYLRRSYQTKREVTSILRETVPNTFILALTAMIFATIIGVFLGVLSAVHKDTWIDKAANSFAILGISAPSFFVGIIIAWLFGFVLSDYTGLNMSGSLYSYDPFKGEIMTWKNLWLPMLTLGLRPLAIIVQLTRSAMLDVLAQDYIRTARAKGLGRNAIIYKHALKNALNPVITAISGWFASLLAGSFFVEYIFGYNGLGRTTVTALEMSDFPVVMGSILFIAFIFVLINILVDVLYAFVDPRVKLA, encoded by the coding sequence ATGTTCCAATACGCCATCAAGAAGTTTTTATACGGACTGGCCGTAATGGCCGGGGTGGTAAGTGTGGTGTTCGTCCTGTTTAACATTTTGCCGGGAGATCCGGCAAGGATGACCATGGGACAACGTTCTGATGTGCAGTCGCTGGAAGCAGTACGTAAAGAATTTGGTCTGGATAAATCCAGGCCTGTTCAGTTTTTCTTATACCTGAATGACCTTTCTCCCTTCAGTATTCATCCTGATGAAGAGGGAAACCGGAAAAAATACCATTATGTCAGATTGATCGGAATAGGGAAAGAGGTGATTGTCCTGAAATGGCCGTATTTGCGCAGGTCTTATCAGACAAAGAGAGAGGTGACTTCAATTTTGAGAGAAACGGTTCCTAATACCTTTATTCTGGCCTTAACGGCAATGATCTTTGCCACGATCATAGGTGTATTTCTGGGTGTGCTGTCTGCGGTCCACAAGGATACCTGGATTGATAAAGCCGCAAACTCCTTTGCTATTCTCGGAATTTCTGCCCCTTCTTTTTTTGTTGGTATCATTATCGCCTGGTTATTTGGTTTTGTTTTAAGTGATTATACAGGGTTGAATATGTCGGGCAGCTTATATAGCTATGATCCCTTTAAAGGGGAGATCATGACCTGGAAAAACCTTTGGTTACCCATGCTTACACTGGGTTTAAGGCCATTGGCTATTATCGTTCAGTTAACCAGGAGTGCAATGCTGGACGTGCTGGCACAGGACTATATCCGTACGGCCAGGGCAAAAGGACTTGGGCGGAATGCAATTATCTATAAACATGCACTTAAAAATGCTTTAAACCCGGTAATCACTGCGATTTCAGGTTGGTTTGCCTCATTGTTGGCAGGATCTTTCTTTGTAGAATACATATTTGGCTATAACGGGCTAGGCAGAACTACGGTAACCGCGCTGGAAATGTCAGATTTTCCGGTCGTAATGGGTTCAATTCTTTTTATTGCATTTATATTTGTGCTGATCAACATATTGGTCGATGTATTATATGCCTTTGTTGATCCAAGGGTAAAACTCGCTTAA
- a CDS encoding shikimate kinase: MKIFLIGFMGCGKSTLGRKLATKLGYDFIDLDHQIEKQIGMSIGAYFAANGEEAFRAFERKTLQELDYPSNCVVATGGGAPCYFDNMEWINNNGVSVYIEMSPAALARRLENGKEKRPLLKDMNQEEMISFIEKKLEERDPFYLQASLKVSGINLSPDDLRALLLARV; the protein is encoded by the coding sequence ATGAAGATATTTCTGATTGGATTTATGGGCTGCGGTAAAAGCACTTTGGGAAGAAAGCTGGCTACCAAACTGGGATATGATTTTATTGATCTCGATCATCAGATCGAAAAGCAGATCGGGATGTCCATAGGAGCCTATTTTGCAGCCAATGGAGAAGAAGCCTTCAGAGCGTTTGAACGTAAAACCCTGCAGGAGCTTGATTATCCGTCCAATTGTGTGGTGGCAACAGGTGGAGGCGCCCCATGTTACTTTGACAATATGGAATGGATCAATAACAACGGTGTTTCGGTGTATATTGAAATGTCGCCAGCGGCATTAGCCCGACGTCTGGAAAACGGAAAAGAGAAACGCCCACTGTTAAAAGACATGAATCAGGAAGAAATGATCAGCTTTATTGAGAAAAAGCTAGAGGAACGGGATCCTTTCTATCTTCAGGCAAGCTTGAAGGTGAGTGGAATTAACCTCAGTCCTGATGACCTCAGGGCCTTGCTGCTTGCCCGCGTTTAG
- a CDS encoding acyl-CoA thioesterase, giving the protein MNFHTRKWVKPEDLNPNGSLFGGSLLRWIDEEAAIYAIVQLGNPRVVTKYISEINFVSSAKQGDIIEMGITATDFGNTSLTMRCEVRNKITRKSILTIDKMVFVNVDEDGNPAPHGKTHIKYIEEQFENEDN; this is encoded by the coding sequence ATGAATTTTCACACCAGAAAGTGGGTAAAACCAGAAGATTTAAACCCAAACGGGAGTTTATTTGGCGGGAGCCTGCTCAGATGGATAGACGAGGAAGCCGCCATTTACGCCATTGTCCAATTGGGCAATCCAAGGGTGGTTACCAAGTACATTTCCGAGATTAACTTTGTAAGTTCTGCAAAACAGGGTGATATTATTGAAATGGGGATTACGGCAACAGATTTCGGAAATACCTCATTGACCATGCGCTGTGAAGTGAGAAATAAGATCACCAGAAAAAGCATTCTGACCATTGATAAAATGGTATTTGTGAACGTGGATGAGGATGGTAATCCAGCCCCACATGGCAAAACACATATCAAATATATTGAGGAGCAGTTTGAGAACGAGGACAACTAA
- a CDS encoding DoxX family protein produces MTVIQRIEHWGDVHHAKWLDVIRIALGLLIFFKGIAIVSNTAVLQDLLLQNNVFGFSGMMASLAVHIVGFVHLVGGILITIGLLTRFAVVIQIPILLCAVFFVNLSRGFSMLNSELWLSLIVLLLLVLFWVIGSGPFSVDHQMKKKPRR; encoded by the coding sequence ATGACTGTTATTCAGAGAATTGAACACTGGGGTGATGTACATCATGCCAAATGGCTGGATGTAATCCGCATTGCCCTGGGCTTACTTATTTTCTTCAAAGGAATTGCAATTGTCAGCAATACAGCTGTTCTTCAGGACCTGTTGCTACAAAACAATGTATTTGGTTTTTCCGGAATGATGGCCAGTCTGGCAGTACATATTGTTGGCTTTGTACATCTTGTAGGTGGAATTCTGATCACCATAGGTCTGCTCACCAGATTTGCGGTAGTGATACAGATCCCTATCCTTTTATGCGCTGTATTTTTTGTTAACCTATCCCGGGGATTTTCAATGCTCAACTCGGAATTATGGTTATCTCTGATTGTATTGTTATTACTGGTATTGTTCTGGGTAATTGGATCAGGGCCATTTTCAGTAGACCATCAGATGAAGAAAAAGCCAAGACGATAG
- a CDS encoding TetR/AcrR family transcriptional regulator, which produces MAEKVVQKITKNRLLTERKLIDAVGSIIRQKGYTGLGVNAIAKEAKVNKKLIYRYFNNVEQLIETYVIEKDYWLSFNNKIIDEIDLKNKKSSLIENYVSILEKQFEFFWNEDEMQKIILWEISERTSLLDSVSMVREEYGNALLALSDPYFKNSAVSIRGVSALLVCGIYYLVLHAKKNDSTICGLDINTEEGRAEITKSLRHIIEWAFQAGKTKIKTNRTDLPDAVE; this is translated from the coding sequence ATGGCTGAAAAAGTAGTTCAAAAAATAACGAAGAACCGTCTGCTGACGGAACGTAAACTCATTGATGCGGTTGGATCGATCATCAGGCAAAAAGGTTATACCGGCCTGGGGGTAAATGCCATTGCCAAAGAAGCGAAGGTCAATAAGAAGCTCATCTACCGGTATTTTAATAATGTAGAACAGCTGATCGAAACTTATGTGATTGAAAAGGACTATTGGCTTTCATTTAACAATAAGATCATCGATGAAATAGACCTTAAGAACAAAAAGAGCAGTCTGATTGAGAATTATGTATCCATCCTGGAAAAACAATTTGAATTCTTTTGGAATGAAGATGAAATGCAAAAAATCATTTTATGGGAGATTTCAGAACGGACGAGCCTGCTGGATAGCGTTTCTATGGTCCGTGAAGAATACGGAAATGCACTTCTGGCCTTATCTGATCCTTATTTTAAAAACTCGGCAGTGAGCATAAGGGGAGTTTCCGCTCTACTGGTTTGCGGGATTTATTACCTGGTGCTTCATGCTAAAAAAAATGATAGTACCATCTGTGGCCTGGACATCAACACGGAAGAGGGCAGAGCAGAAATTACGAAATCCCTCCGCCATATTATCGAATGGGCTTTTCAGGCCGGAAAAACTAAGATCAAGACTAACCGAACTGATCTACCTGATGCTGTAGAATAG